In Sphingobium amiense, a genomic segment contains:
- a CDS encoding RNA-binding S4 domain-containing protein has translation MADAAAVGHGPSLRIDKFLWFARLSKSRSVAQALAEDGHIRLNGRRIDRAHAPVRAGDLITFPHPSGVRVVRVVTLPSRRGPAPEALACYEELTVGG, from the coding sequence ATGGCTGACGCGGCGGCGGTGGGGCATGGCCCCAGCCTTCGCATCGACAAGTTCCTGTGGTTCGCGCGCCTGTCGAAAAGCCGCTCGGTGGCGCAGGCGCTCGCGGAGGACGGGCATATCCGGTTGAACGGCCGCCGCATCGACCGCGCCCATGCGCCGGTGCGCGCAGGCGACCTCATCACCTTCCCGCACCCCAGCGGCGTCCGCGTCGTGCGCGTCGTCACCCTCCCTTCCCGGCGCGGTCCCGCCCCCGAAGCGCTGGCCTGCTATGAGGAACTGACGGTCGGCGGCTGA
- the fdxA gene encoding ferredoxin FdxA, with amino-acid sequence MTYVVTDNCIRCKFMDCVEVCPVDCFYEGENMLVINPNECIDCGVCEPECPAEAILPDTENGLEKWLELNTKFSAEWPNITVKGEAPADAEAMNGVENKLEQFFSPEPGSGN; translated from the coding sequence ATGACCTATGTCGTCACCGACAACTGCATCCGCTGCAAATTCATGGATTGCGTGGAAGTCTGCCCCGTGGACTGCTTCTACGAGGGCGAGAATATGCTGGTCATCAACCCCAATGAATGCATCGACTGCGGCGTGTGCGAACCCGAATGCCCTGCCGAAGCGATCCTGCCCGATACCGAGAACGGCCTTGAAAAATGGCTGGAACTGAACACCAAATTCAGTGCCGAATGGCCCAATATCACGGTGAAGGGCGAAGCGCCCGCCGATGCCGAGGCCATGAACGGGGTCGAGAACAAGCTGGAGCAGTTCTTCTCGCCGGAGCCGGGTTCGGGCAACTGA
- a CDS encoding CarD family transcriptional regulator: MAAKALSFDVGDYVVYPKHGVGRVIELQKEQIAGMELELYVLRFEKERMTLRVPTNKAEGVGMRKLSSNKTLEEAMETLKGKPKVKRTMWSRRAQEYEAKINSGDLVSIAEVTRDLFRADDQPEQSYSERQIFEAASSRLARELAAMEETDEPSALKKILRILNEAAPKYAKLEG; encoded by the coding sequence ATGGCTGCCAAGGCGCTGTCCTTTGACGTTGGTGATTATGTCGTTTACCCCAAGCATGGCGTTGGCCGTGTGATCGAACTGCAAAAGGAGCAGATCGCGGGCATGGAGCTGGAGCTGTATGTGCTCCGCTTCGAAAAGGAACGCATGACGCTGCGCGTGCCGACCAACAAGGCCGAGGGCGTGGGCATGCGCAAGCTGTCCAGCAACAAGACGCTGGAAGAGGCCATGGAAACGCTCAAGGGCAAGCCCAAGGTCAAGCGCACCATGTGGTCGCGCCGCGCGCAGGAATATGAAGCGAAGATCAATTCGGGCGACCTCGTGTCGATTGCCGAAGTGACCCGCGACCTGTTCCGCGCCGACGACCAGCCCGAGCAGAGCTATTCCGAACGCCAAATCTTCGAAGCGGCGTCCAGCCGCCTCGCGCGCGAACTGGCCGCGATGGAAGAGACGGACGAGCCGAGCGCGCTCAAGAAAATCCTGCGCATTCTCAACGAAGCCGCACCGAAATACGCCAAGCTGGAAGGCTGA
- a CDS encoding asparaginase domain-containing protein — protein sequence MLSPDAPILLLTTGGTIDKIYFDALSDYQVGETVVARLLEIARVKRPFRIEEVTRKDSLELDDADRALIYARVAAAPESHVVITHGTDTMTETAKHLAAIPGKTIVLVGALAPARFGESDASFNLGMAFAAAQVAKPGVYITMSGSVFRADRVVKDREKGAFVPRAD from the coding sequence ATGCTTTCTCCCGATGCGCCCATCCTGCTGCTCACCACTGGCGGGACCATCGACAAAATCTATTTCGACGCGCTGTCCGATTATCAGGTCGGCGAAACCGTGGTGGCTAGGCTGCTGGAGATCGCGCGGGTCAAACGCCCCTTCCGGATCGAGGAAGTGACGCGCAAGGACAGCCTTGAACTGGATGATGCCGACCGCGCGCTGATTTACGCCCGCGTCGCCGCCGCGCCTGAAAGCCATGTCGTCATTACCCATGGCACCGATACGATGACGGAGACGGCGAAGCATCTCGCCGCCATCCCCGGCAAGACCATCGTGCTGGTCGGCGCGCTCGCCCCGGCGCGTTTCGGGGAGAGCGACGCGAGTTTCAACCTCGGCATGGCGTTCGCGGCCGCGCAGGTCGCGAAGCCGGGCGTCTATATCACCATGAGCGGATCGGTCTTCCGCGCCGACCGGGTGGTCAAGGATCGCGAAAAAGGCGCGTTCGTGCCCAGGGCGGACTGA
- a CDS encoding pyrroline-5-carboxylate reductase family protein: MDRLWPGHLFMVGCGNMAGQMLARWLDCGLDPSRVTVLRPSGRAVAEGVAVLTDYPEKLEPGTTVLLGMKPYQLADVAARLAPLCRADTAILSILAGTPLASLRAQFPAPQSIVRAMPNLPVGLGEGVTALFTDEATPPESRAQAGALIEPLGLAEWIGDEALFNAITALSGCGPAFLFRFVDALARAGEAIGIPVDQAARMALATVQGSANMAARARVSPATLADQVASPGGMTREGLNVLDADERLLTLLTDTLAAARDRGEAMARGA; the protein is encoded by the coding sequence ATGGACAGGCTCTGGCCCGGCCATCTTTTCATGGTCGGATGCGGCAATATGGCGGGGCAGATGCTGGCGCGCTGGCTCGACTGCGGTCTCGATCCGTCGCGGGTGACGGTGCTGCGGCCCAGTGGACGGGCGGTGGCGGAGGGTGTCGCCGTCCTCACCGACTATCCCGAAAAGCTGGAGCCGGGAACGACCGTGCTGCTCGGCATGAAGCCCTATCAACTGGCGGATGTCGCCGCGCGGCTCGCGCCGCTCTGCCGCGCCGACACCGCTATCCTCTCGATCCTCGCTGGCACGCCGCTGGCAAGCCTGCGTGCGCAATTCCCAGCGCCGCAGAGCATCGTGCGGGCGATGCCGAACCTGCCTGTGGGCTTGGGGGAGGGCGTCACCGCGCTCTTCACCGATGAGGCCACGCCGCCGGAGAGCCGCGCGCAGGCCGGGGCGCTGATCGAACCGCTCGGTCTGGCGGAGTGGATCGGCGACGAAGCGCTCTTCAACGCGATCACCGCGCTGTCGGGCTGCGGCCCGGCTTTCCTGTTCCGTTTCGTCGACGCGCTGGCGCGGGCGGGGGAGGCCATCGGCATTCCCGTCGATCAGGCCGCGCGCATGGCGCTCGCCACGGTACAGGGTTCCGCGAACATGGCCGCGCGTGCCAGGGTCAGTCCGGCGACGCTCGCCGATCAGGTCGCCTCGCCCGGCGGCATGACGCGCGAAGGTCTCAATGTGCTCGACGCCGACGAGCGGCTGCTGACGCTCCTCACCGATACGCTGGCGGCTGCCCGCGACCGGGGCGAGGCGATGGCGCGCGGCGCGTAA
- a CDS encoding type III secretion system chaperone family protein, with protein MMDSDEYEQGSHEAAPIDMLAAFFEAHGWSFDQVGDDEIVANTQGSWAQYELRGIWRDEDQVLQLLALPDIRVTEEKRATIYETLGLINEQLWIGHFELWSSSGIILFRHGALVGAGGTLTLDQAQLLVETAIDECERFYPVFQFVLWGGKSPSEAISASLIETRGEA; from the coding sequence ATGATGGACAGTGACGAATATGAACAGGGTAGCCATGAAGCGGCGCCCATCGACATGCTCGCCGCCTTTTTCGAGGCGCATGGCTGGAGTTTCGATCAGGTTGGCGATGACGAGATCGTCGCCAACACGCAGGGTTCATGGGCGCAATATGAACTGCGCGGCATCTGGCGCGACGAGGATCAGGTGCTTCAGCTCCTCGCTCTTCCCGACATCCGGGTGACGGAGGAAAAGCGCGCCACCATCTACGAGACGCTGGGCCTCATCAACGAGCAGCTCTGGATCGGCCATTTCGAACTCTGGTCGTCGAGCGGCATCATCCTGTTCCGCCACGGCGCGCTGGTGGGCGCGGGCGGCACGCTGACGCTCGATCAGGCGCAGTTGCTGGTCGAAACCGCAATCGACGAGTGCGAGCGTTTCTACCCTGTCTTCCAGTTCGTGCTGTGGGGCGGAAAGTCGCCGTCCGAAGCGATTTCCGCCAGCCTGATCGAAACGCGCGGCGAGGCCTGA
- a CDS encoding accessory factor UbiK family protein, translating to MQSENRFFDDLAKLVNGAAGTVAGMTREFESNARERAKEWIGGMEFVSREEFDAVKAMAAAAREEVELLKARLDALEGKAGEPLRKSVKPSAPKAGNAE from the coding sequence ATGCAGAGCGAGAACCGCTTTTTCGACGATCTGGCCAAGCTGGTGAACGGGGCCGCCGGAACCGTGGCGGGGATGACGCGCGAGTTCGAATCCAACGCGCGCGAACGGGCGAAGGAATGGATCGGCGGCATGGAATTTGTGTCGCGCGAGGAGTTCGATGCGGTCAAGGCCATGGCGGCGGCGGCGCGTGAGGAAGTCGAACTGCTCAAAGCCCGGCTCGACGCGTTGGAAGGCAAGGCGGGCGAACCGCTCCGGAAGAGCGTGAAGCCATCGGCGCCCAAGGCGGGCAACGCGGAGTGA
- a CDS encoding TspO/MBR family protein encodes MNEIASQGQLRLAYLRWALVTVPAILFLGFLSGRMANSGYGNRWFDALEKPALMPPGWLFGVAWTILYILMGLAFAIVLHARGAKGRGAAIALFFLQLAMNLAWSPLFFRAHQVDGALLLIVALFAVVALTAALFWRIRRVAGLLLLPYLGWLAFASFLNYEIGRLNPDADTLVAPALKTQL; translated from the coding sequence ATGAATGAGATCGCGTCGCAGGGCCAGTTGCGCCTCGCCTATCTGCGCTGGGCGCTGGTTACGGTGCCCGCCATCCTGTTTCTGGGTTTCCTTTCCGGCCGGATGGCCAACAGCGGCTATGGCAATCGCTGGTTCGACGCGCTGGAAAAGCCCGCGCTGATGCCGCCGGGCTGGCTGTTCGGTGTTGCATGGACGATCCTTTACATCCTCATGGGCCTCGCCTTCGCCATCGTCCTTCATGCGCGCGGGGCGAAGGGGCGGGGGGCGGCGATTGCGCTGTTCTTCCTGCAGCTCGCGATGAACCTCGCCTGGTCGCCGCTCTTCTTTCGTGCGCATCAGGTGGACGGCGCGCTGCTGCTGATCGTCGCGCTGTTCGCGGTGGTGGCGCTCACCGCAGCTTTGTTCTGGCGCATCCGCCGCGTCGCGGGCCTGCTGTTGCTGCCCTATCTCGGCTGGCTGGCCTTCGCTTCATTCCTCAACTATGAGATCGGCCGGTTGAATCCCGACGCCGATACCCTTGTCGCTCCGGCGCTCAAGACCCAATTATAG
- a CDS encoding efflux RND transporter permease subunit, with protein MQLSDLSVRRPVFAAVVAVLLCIVGIVGYMSLSVREYPDTDPPIVSVETTYTGAAASVVESRITQLIEDAVAGVQGIETITSTSQDGTSNINIEFNPSRDIDTAANDVRDRVGSVVEDLPEDALAPEIRKVDSDARAILFLAFSRPGWLPLQISDYLDRNVVDRFAAIDGVARVNIGGEARPSTRVWFDAARLAAFGLTPADVENALRQQNVELPAGRFESRDQNQTLRVERPFATPDEFANLVVGRGADGYQVKLGDVARIEKGAENPYSSFRSNQGTAIGIGIIRQSGANTLDVAQRAKALIEEMKPSLPQGMRVAIGTDESLFIERAIENVYDTLIEAALLVILVIFLFLGSVRATLIPAVTVPICLLATCAVMWLLGLSINLLTLLAFVLAIGLVVDDAIVVLENVYHRVEQGDDPLVAAYLGSRQVGFAIISTTLVVCAVFVPVMFLAGQTGLLFRELAIAMIAAIGFSGFISLSLAPMLCSKLLKTAERGRLARWVDARFQRLESGYARWLNHVLRRPLLPLAGVALFLALAAFLFTRLPSELAPAEDTGVVEAQLSAPEGTGFARMMQYMKKVEDDLAFLRKDGTLQNLVIRTPSGFGTTDDFNGGNVIAFLRPWEDRTIKTSEVAAIINRVIADQPGIRGNAAPRSGLGRGRGLPVNIVLAGATYEGLIAARDRILSAAADYPGLINVDSDYKETKPQMRIETDLARAGDLGVSVNDVSQALQSLLGSRRVGTYVDRGEEYRVVVQAEDQGRRTLADLERINVRSRSGALIPLSSLVTVREVAGPRQLNRYNKLRAITLTAALAPGTSLGEALTFLEDQARQSPEVLAIGYRGESQSLRETGGSIWLVFGLTILIVYLLLAAQFESFIHPGVIIATVPLAVAGGALGLALTGGSINLYSQIGIVMLVGLAAKNGILIVEFANQLRDEGMEVAQAIREAAQRRLRPILMTSIATVIGAVPLVLRGGAGAAARNSIGVVVVFGVSLATLITLFLIPIFYSRVAKRTVSPQTVSRKLDGALQDSPDPAE; from the coding sequence ATGCAGCTTTCCGACCTTTCCGTCCGCCGCCCGGTCTTCGCCGCCGTCGTCGCCGTGCTGCTCTGCATCGTGGGCATCGTCGGCTATATGAGCCTGTCGGTGCGCGAATATCCCGACACCGATCCGCCCATCGTCTCGGTCGAGACGACCTACACCGGCGCAGCCGCATCGGTGGTGGAAAGCCGTATCACCCAGTTGATCGAGGATGCCGTCGCGGGGGTGCAGGGGATCGAAACGATCACCTCCACCTCGCAGGACGGCACGTCGAACATCAACATTGAATTCAATCCCTCCCGCGACATCGACACCGCCGCCAACGATGTGCGCGACCGGGTGGGATCGGTGGTGGAGGACTTGCCCGAAGACGCGCTCGCGCCTGAAATCCGCAAAGTGGATTCGGACGCCCGCGCGATCCTGTTTCTCGCTTTCTCGCGCCCCGGCTGGTTGCCCCTGCAGATCAGCGATTATCTCGACCGCAATGTCGTCGACCGCTTCGCCGCCATCGACGGCGTCGCGCGCGTCAATATCGGCGGCGAAGCGCGCCCGTCCACGCGCGTCTGGTTCGACGCGGCCAGGCTGGCGGCGTTCGGACTGACCCCGGCCGATGTCGAAAACGCGCTGCGCCAGCAGAATGTCGAGCTGCCCGCCGGGCGCTTCGAATCGCGGGACCAGAACCAGACGCTGCGCGTCGAGCGCCCCTTCGCCACGCCTGACGAGTTCGCCAATCTCGTCGTCGGACGCGGCGCGGACGGTTATCAGGTGAAGCTGGGCGATGTCGCGCGGATCGAAAAAGGGGCGGAAAATCCCTATAGCAGCTTCCGCTCCAATCAGGGGACGGCCATCGGCATCGGCATCATCCGCCAGTCCGGCGCGAACACGCTGGACGTGGCGCAGCGCGCCAAGGCGCTGATCGAGGAGATGAAGCCCAGCCTGCCGCAGGGGATGCGGGTCGCCATCGGCACCGACGAATCGCTCTTCATCGAACGCGCGATCGAGAATGTGTATGACACGCTGATCGAGGCGGCGCTGCTCGTCATCCTCGTCATCTTCCTGTTTCTGGGATCGGTCCGCGCGACGCTGATCCCGGCGGTGACGGTGCCGATCTGCCTGCTCGCGACCTGCGCGGTGATGTGGCTGCTGGGGCTGTCGATCAACCTGCTGACGCTGCTCGCCTTCGTGCTCGCCATCGGCCTTGTGGTCGACGACGCCATCGTCGTGCTCGAAAATGTCTATCACCGGGTCGAGCAGGGCGACGATCCGCTGGTCGCCGCTTACCTCGGATCGCGGCAGGTGGGCTTTGCGATCATCTCCACCACGCTGGTCGTATGCGCGGTGTTCGTGCCGGTCATGTTCCTTGCCGGGCAGACCGGGCTTCTGTTCCGCGAGCTTGCCATCGCGATGATCGCGGCCATCGGCTTTTCGGGTTTCATTTCGCTCAGCCTCGCGCCGATGCTCTGCTCCAAGCTGCTCAAGACCGCAGAGCGCGGGCGGCTGGCGCGCTGGGTGGACGCGCGGTTTCAGCGGCTGGAGAGCGGTTATGCCCGCTGGCTCAACCATGTGCTGCGCAGGCCGCTGCTGCCGCTGGCCGGCGTGGCGCTGTTTCTGGCGCTCGCGGCGTTCCTCTTCACCCGCCTGCCGAGCGAGCTTGCGCCTGCCGAAGACACCGGCGTGGTCGAGGCGCAACTCTCCGCGCCCGAAGGCACCGGCTTTGCCCGGATGATGCAGTATATGAAGAAGGTGGAGGACGACCTTGCCTTCCTGCGCAAGGACGGGACGCTCCAGAATCTTGTCATCCGCACGCCCTCCGGCTTCGGCACGACCGACGATTTCAACGGCGGCAACGTCATCGCCTTCCTCCGCCCGTGGGAGGACCGCACGATCAAGACGTCCGAAGTCGCCGCCATCATCAACAGGGTGATCGCCGACCAGCCCGGCATACGCGGCAACGCAGCGCCGCGGTCGGGCCTCGGGCGCGGGCGGGGCTTGCCGGTCAACATCGTGCTCGCCGGCGCGACCTATGAAGGCCTGATCGCCGCGCGGGACCGTATCCTCTCCGCCGCCGCAGACTATCCCGGCCTCATCAACGTCGACAGCGATTACAAGGAAACCAAGCCGCAGATGCGGATCGAAACCGATCTCGCCCGCGCGGGCGACCTCGGCGTTTCCGTGAATGATGTCAGTCAGGCGCTGCAGAGCCTGCTCGGGTCGCGGCGCGTGGGCACCTATGTCGACCGGGGCGAGGAATATCGTGTCGTCGTGCAGGCGGAGGATCAGGGCCGCCGCACCCTCGCCGATCTCGAACGCATCAACGTGCGCAGCCGCAGCGGCGCGCTCATTCCGCTCTCTTCGCTGGTCACGGTGCGCGAGGTGGCGGGGCCGCGCCAGCTCAACCGCTACAACAAGCTGCGCGCCATCACGCTGACCGCCGCACTGGCGCCCGGCACCTCGCTCGGCGAAGCGCTCACCTTCCTTGAGGATCAGGCGCGCCAGTCGCCCGAAGTGCTCGCCATCGGCTATCGCGGCGAAAGCCAGTCGCTGCGCGAAACGGGCGGGTCGATCTGGCTGGTCTTCGGCCTCACCATCCTCATCGTCTATCTGCTGCTCGCCGCCCAGTTCGAGAGTTTCATCCACCCCGGCGTCATCATCGCCACGGTGCCGCTGGCGGTGGCGGGCGGCGCTCTGGGGCTGGCGCTGACCGGCGGGTCGATCAACCTCTACAGCCAGATCGGCATCGTCATGCTGGTCGGCCTCGCCGCCAAGAACGGCATCCTCATCGTCGAATTCGCCAACCAGCTCCGCGACGAGGGGATGGAGGTTGCGCAGGCGATCCGCGAGGCGGCGCAGCGCCGCCTGCGCCCGATCCTCATGACATCCATCGCGACGGTGATCGGTGCGGTGCCGCTCGTCCTGCGGGGCGGTGCGGGGGCGGCGGCGCGCAACTCCATCGGCGTCGTCGTGGTCTTCGGCGTCAGCCTCGCGACGCTCATCACCCTCTTCCTCATCCCGATCTTCTATTCACGCGTTGCCAAGCGCACGGTTTCTCCGCAAACCGTCAGTCGCAAGCTGGATGGGGCATTGCAGGATTCGCCCGATCCGGCGGAGTGA
- a CDS encoding efflux RND transporter periplasmic adaptor subunit, which produces MRPFPLLLAACSLALSLSACGGKKEQKPRAVPLVEATAISRTSFTDDLEAVGTALANEQVVLSAPVTERIEALNFADGGYVRQGQVVARMSVAQEQAELAAAQAQAKQAQQQLDRIQALKARGFATAASLDQQLAIANAAKASADQSRAAIADRVVRAPFSGFVSLRTISAGAIIPAGTAIATVSDISRIKLDFTVPETRLSTIREGMPIKAVSAAWPGQPFNGTIATIDPVIDPATRAVRVRAILPNPGRRLKPGMLLTVSVLSRQRQSLAVPELSVVGDGEDRFVFVLEGRTAKRVKVDTGVRQNGLVEITGGLAAGQKVVTEGVVKLTDGATVRLAGDKAAPGAGKAG; this is translated from the coding sequence ATGCGCCCGTTTCCGCTTCTTCTCGCCGCCTGTTCGCTCGCCCTCAGCCTGTCCGCCTGCGGCGGCAAGAAGGAACAGAAGCCGCGCGCGGTCCCGCTGGTGGAAGCGACAGCCATTTCCCGCACGAGCTTCACCGACGATCTGGAGGCGGTCGGCACCGCGCTCGCCAATGAACAGGTTGTGCTGTCCGCACCCGTCACCGAACGGATCGAGGCGCTGAACTTCGCCGATGGCGGCTATGTGCGGCAGGGGCAGGTGGTCGCGCGCATGTCGGTGGCGCAGGAACAGGCCGAACTCGCCGCCGCGCAGGCGCAGGCGAAGCAGGCGCAGCAGCAGCTCGACCGGATACAGGCGCTGAAAGCGCGCGGCTTCGCCACCGCCGCCTCGCTCGACCAGCAGCTTGCGATCGCCAACGCGGCGAAGGCGTCCGCCGACCAGTCCCGCGCCGCCATCGCCGACCGCGTCGTGCGCGCGCCATTCTCCGGCTTCGTCAGCCTGCGCACCATATCGGCGGGCGCGATCATCCCGGCGGGGACGGCGATCGCGACGGTCAGCGACATTTCGCGCATCAAGCTCGACTTCACCGTGCCCGAAACGCGCCTGTCGACAATCCGCGAAGGGATGCCGATCAAGGCGGTGTCGGCGGCGTGGCCCGGCCAGCCGTTCAACGGCACCATCGCCACCATCGACCCGGTGATCGACCCTGCCACCCGAGCCGTGCGCGTCCGCGCGATCCTGCCCAATCCGGGCCGCCGCCTGAAGCCCGGCATGCTGCTGACCGTCAGCGTTCTGTCTCGCCAGCGCCAGTCGCTTGCTGTGCCCGAACTGTCGGTCGTGGGCGATGGCGAGGACCGCTTCGTCTTCGTGCTGGAAGGCCGCACCGCCAAACGGGTCAAGGTCGATACCGGCGTCCGCCAGAACGGTCTCGTCGAAATCACCGGCGGGCTTGCGGCGGGCCAGAAGGTCGTGACCGAAGGCGTCGTCAAACTTACGGACGGCGCGACCGTTCGCCTCGCCGGAGACAAGGCCGCGCCGGGCGCCGGCAAGGCGGGCTAG
- a CDS encoding TlyA family RNA methyltransferase has product MAKVRADQLLVDNGLAESRARAQALILAGLVFLGDRKIEKAGQQVAPDAELDVRGRDHPWVSRGGIKLAHALDAFAIDVTGFVALDVGSSTGGFTDVLLKNGAAKVYAVDSGTNQLAWKLRSDARVIVHEQTSARILTQAHIADPIDIIVCDASFISLAKVLERPITFARPGAQMVALIKPQFEARREEVGKNGVVRDAAVHDRVCAEVQDWVREQGWAVAGLTQSPITGPQGNVEFLLHARLGG; this is encoded by the coding sequence ATGGCGAAGGTCCGCGCCGACCAGTTGCTCGTCGACAATGGCCTTGCCGAAAGCCGGGCGCGCGCGCAGGCGCTGATCCTCGCGGGCCTCGTCTTCCTTGGCGACCGCAAGATCGAGAAGGCGGGGCAGCAGGTCGCCCCCGACGCCGAACTCGACGTGCGCGGCCGCGACCATCCCTGGGTTTCGCGCGGCGGAATCAAACTCGCCCACGCGCTAGATGCCTTCGCCATCGACGTGACCGGCTTCGTCGCGCTCGATGTCGGATCGTCAACCGGCGGCTTCACCGACGTGTTGCTGAAGAACGGCGCGGCGAAAGTCTATGCGGTCGACAGCGGCACCAACCAGCTCGCCTGGAAGCTCCGTTCTGACGCGCGGGTCATCGTTCACGAACAGACGAGCGCGCGCATCCTCACGCAAGCCCACATCGCCGATCCCATCGACATCATCGTCTGCGACGCCAGTTTCATCAGCCTCGCCAAGGTGCTGGAGCGCCCGATCACCTTTGCCCGCCCCGGCGCGCAGATGGTCGCGCTCATCAAGCCGCAGTTCGAGGCGCGGCGAGAGGAGGTGGGCAAGAATGGCGTGGTGCGCGACGCGGCCGTTCATGACAGGGTATGCGCAGAGGTGCAGGACTGGGTGCGAGAACAGGGCTGGGCCGTCGCGGGATTGACGCAAAGTCCGATTACCGGACCGCAGGGCAATGTGGAGTTCCTCCTCCACGCCCGGCTTGGCGGATAA